The DNA window GGCATCCGCCGGCCCGCTGCGAGAGGCGCGAGTGTCCAGCGGCTGTGTTAACAAAGGAGCAGCTCAATCGATCAGCTATCTTTCCTATACTTTCCATTCGGTTAATTCCTACTAATTCCTAAATACTAATTCAAACgctccacggatctccctcactagagggatcacagccggttagtcgcgaggctacgtggcgcgtccccaggtggcggatagggggctaaccgcggaccaaaagcgaccttgtgcttgcccagagacgcaggtggattcaggggatggactccctgcttctgctgtgccaggactgactcgtaaaatcattgtatcccgcacgtcggtccggccaaaagcctgcaatcaattgactgggaggtgcaagggaggcggtttggagtcgcctccaacaaataagctccacatgtccactctgggagaacggaagttctcccaaaaacccatgggactagaggcttgcaacctgcccgtgggttttaaatttcatgcaaaaaacagtaatagaaaagagtctcctgactccggtagaaagcctggtacggtagcgccaggtaggacggggttgcaggagtcatgtaggctaccgaaacggaaaaggactaggatgacgatctgtacttataacgcacgcacgcttgcatcggaagcggccatcgaagatctgatggtgcaagccaagaagatcaagtacgacgtcatcggactgaccgagacgagacgacgtcactctctcaacgctgtatttgaaactggagaagaactgttcttaggaacatgcgacagtagaggtgttggtggagttggcgtcctcgtcaacacgagtatggcacagaacatcgactctttcgaacaactcacgacccgaatcggacgtctgcggatgagaagatgtggtcccacaccggctttgactatcttcgtcgcttacgctccaacatcaagctacgaagaagaagaagtcgaagctttctatatggacctggagaagttctaccgagaagatcatgccttttacaaggtcataattggcgacttcaacgccaaagttggcccaagaagaacgccggaggaacttcacatcgggacccacggcctacaatggaatgaccagggggagaggctttccgagttcatcatgacgactaagaccatccatgggaactcgcaattccagaagccctcctctctacgctggacgtgggagtcacccggtggagggtaccgtaatgagatagaccacatcatcgtcaataaaaggttctgcctgacggatgtcgctgttgtaccaaagttctatacgggatcggaccatcgcctcctccgaggaagattttctttcacgcggagagcagagaaagccgccaagttcagcaagagaaatcccagaactaccatcaactgggatctcttcgctacgttagccggcttttgggaagattccgcaatggacaacatcgacgaggaatacgaccggcttgtcaaacaccttcatgactgcgcgaagaaggctgagagtattaaaacaaccaagagacgcctgtctcttgaaactcttgagctgatacgccagcgtggagcagcacgagccgcagggaaccaagagcttacgtccgagctcgcaaggctttgcagagaggcgataaagaaagaccttaaagagagaagagcagaagtgctggctgaagcagcagaggcgggaaaaagcatccgctatgcccgccgagacttcgccagtcgcaagacaaggatgacagctctccggaacccgaagggaacaaccattgcatcgagaaggggaatggagaaaatcatctacgacttctactctgatctcttcgacagccgtacccacttgcctcctcaccatctgagggaagatggacatgtcattccagcggttctcccgtccgaaatacgacatgctatcatgtcggtgagaaatcgtacagcagccggtcccgacagaataaaaccagaacacctgaagaaccttccgccagtactcatcaacaccctggcgaggatcttcacacgttacctgtcggaatgcaaggtccctaaacagtggaagaccagcaagaccgtgttgctgtataaaaagggagatccacatgacatcggcaactatcgcccaatctgcttactgtccgtcatctacaagctcttcacaagagtgatccttaataggattgaaaaggtcttggatgaaggacaaccatgcgagcaagcagggtttcgaaaaggattcagcacgatcgaccatattcacactgtttcgagactcatcgaggtatcacgagagtacaagatgccgctctgtctcactttcatcgacttgaagaaggcctttgactcagttgagacggaagcggtcgtggaagccttggacaaccaaggcgttcccactcagtacataaaggtgcttcgagagttgtacagtaacttcacgaccggaatctcgccattctacaagaatatcatcattgacgtgaagaggggggttcgacagggtgatacaatctcacccaaaatattcacagccaccctcgagaacgcaatgcgaaagttggaatgggacgacatgggagtgaagatcgatggtcggcagctacaccatttgcgctttgctgatgacatcgtactgataacacctagcatcagccaagcggaacgaatgctgaccgaattcgccgaaacatgtggatgcatcggtcttgagctgaatcttcaaaagacgatgttcatgcggaacggatggatctcggatgccccattcacgctcaacggaacgaacatatccgaatgcaccagctacgtctaTCTGGGTCggaaattgaacatgatgaacgacctggcccccgagctgggcaggaggagaagagcggcttggggagcgtacaagagcatcgaggacgtagtgaagaagaccaagaacacccggctccgtgctcacctcttcaacaccaccgtacttcctgctttgacctatgcctcagaaacctgggcacttcgcaagcaggaagaaaacgcggtgagcgtcattgaacgcgcaattgagagagtgatgctaggagtatcccgtttcaagcaagtgagagacgggattcgaagttctctcctacgtcagcgatcgaagatcagagacgccgccgcgtttgccaaggaaagtaaaataaggtgggccggacacgtgatgcgctttaacgacaaccgttggaccagagccgtgagcgactggattccccgcgatattaagcgcaatacaggaagaccgccgacccgatggtcagatttcttcacgaagtccttcaaagaaaattacgatgctcttcgtgtcccacgcgaaaggaggaaccactgggctactctggcacgcgaccgggacaaatggaagaattactggcgcccgctcgaccggttcgaagaccaacgggagtcaaggtgatcaaggtgatcaattCAAACGCTAGTTCCTGCTGCTTCTTCGCCATCCTAGTCGCTGATCGCATTACATAAAaagcgtttg is part of the Necator americanus strain Aroian chromosome V, whole genome shotgun sequence genome and encodes:
- a CDS encoding hypothetical protein (NECATOR_CHRV.G18532.T2), encoding MTIRKIEGVLHIMDNVEIQKLDFLSALEEIDAGPKEERPALVVSNNSALEEVSLVSLRRVESSALITTVIKDNPKLVVDEEELYEISGGKNRTELILADLGKEENSWERDGLPASAVPGLTRKIIVSRTSVRPKACNQLTGRCKGGGLESPPTNKLHMSTLGERKFSQKPMGLEACNLPVGFKFHAKNSNRKESPDSGRKPGTVAPGRTGLQESCRLPKRKRTRMTICTYNARTLASEAAIEDLMVQAKKIKYDVIGLTETRRRHSLNAVFETGEELFLGTCDSRGVGGVGVLVNTSMAQNIDSFEQLTTRIGRLRMRRCGPTPALTIFVAYAPTSSYEEEEVEAFYMDLEKFYREDHAFYKVIIGDFNAKVGPRRTPEELHIGTHGLQWNDQGERLSEFIMTTKTIHGNSQFQKPSSLRWTWESPGGGYRNEIDHIIVNKRFCLTDVAVVPKFYTGSDHRLLRGRFSFTRRAEKAAKFSKRNPRTTINWDLFATLAGFWEDSAMDNIDEEYDRLVKHLHDCAKKAESIKTTKRRLSLETLELIRQRGAARAAGNQELTSELARLCREAIKKDLKERRAEVLAEAAEAGKSIRYARRDFASRKTRMTALRNPKGTTIASRRGMEKIIYDFYSDLFDSRTHLPPHHLREDGHVIPAVLPSEIRHAIMSVRNRTAAGPDRIKPEHLKNLPPVLINTLARIFTRYLSECKVPKQWKTSKTVLLYKKGDPHDIGNYRPICLLSVIYKLFTRVILNRIEKVLDEGQPCEQAGFRKGFSTIDHIHTVSRLIEVSREYKMPLCLTFIDLKKAFDSVETEAVVEALDNQGVPTQYIKVLRELYSNFTTGISPFYKNIIIDVKRGVRQGDTISPKIFTATLENAMRKLEWDDMGVKIDGRQLHHLRFADDIVLITPSISQAERMLTEFAETCGCIGLELNLQKTMFMRNGWISDAPFTLNGTNISECTSYVYLGRKLNMMNDLAPELGRRRRAAWGAYKSIEDVVKKTKNTRLRAHLFNTTVLPALTYASETWALRKQEENAVSVIERAIERVMLGVSRFKQVRDGIRSSLLRQRSKIRDAAAFAKESKISAIQEDRRPDGQISSRSPSKKITMLFVSHAKGGTTGLLWHATGTNGRITGARSTGSKTNGSQGDQDIAPLLFKIGAAVTFVVLLSLTALWCTYGTRWNKFSGLTPVPATSQKNLDDPK
- a CDS encoding hypothetical protein (NECATOR_CHRV.G18532.T3) gives rise to the protein MLNLSDLVSMKIIHLSLLLQFRLTMCYKCDDYNFYKKKTAEFIKKCGRKSTVSFTTKTAVIDAKDFDDEFNLFFSKMQRFQVCIRIENTTLKKVKFPALRKTADARCQHALAAIVIRNNPWLEEIVFGNGTVPASSVPTLMAGAKKSKRNSIQLFGECQVPKPLKNLDDLAGCESLHGDIVLKGNTLSPSREPLKPFNLNGCVIIKNTNVKNINFLRSLQSQELPAWVCENEILGNPTLCIHEDLERLLRSRIINLNMTVQEECEMVCMGGAVTREYIESTIADHLCDVIRGDLIVKNWTGDTSPLRHFMTIRKIEGVLHIMDNVEIQKLDFLSALEEIDAGPKEERPALVVSNNSALEEVSLVSLRRVESSALITTVIKDNPKLVVDEEELYEISGGKNRTELILADLGKEENSWERDGLPASAVPGLTRKIIVSRTSVRPKACNQLTGRCKGGGLESPPTNKLHMSTLGERKFSQKPMGLEACNLPVGFKFHAKNSNRKESPDSGRKPGTVAPGRTGLQESCRLPKRKRTRMTICTYNARTLASEAAIEDLMVQAKKIKYDVIGLTETRRRHSLNAVFETGEELFLGTCDSRGVGGVGVLVNTSMAQNIDSFEQLTTRIGRLRMRRCGPTPALTIFVAYAPTSSYEEEEVEAFYMDLEKFYREDHAFYKVIIGDFNAKVGPRRTPEELHIGTHGLQWNDQGERLSEFIMTTKTIHGNSQFQKPSSLRWTWESPGGGYRNEIDHIIVNKRFCLTDVAVVPKFYTGSDHRLLRGRFSFTRRAEKAAKFSKRNPRTTINWDLFATLAGFWEDSAMDNIDEEYDRLVKHLHDCAKKAESIKTTKRRLSLETLELIRQRGAARAAGNQELTSELARLCREAIKKDLKERRAEVLAEAAEAGKSIRYARRDFASRKTRMTALRNPKGTTIASRRGMEKIIYDFYSDLFDSRTHLPPHHLREDGHVIPAVLPSEIRHAIMSVRNRTAAGPDRIKPEHLKNLPPVLINTLARIFTRYLSECKVPKQWKTSKTVLLYKKGDPHDIGNYRPICLLSVIYKLFTRVILNRIEKVLDEGQPCEQAGFRKGFSTIDHIHTVSRLIEVSREYKMPLCLTFIDLKKAFDSVETEAVVEALDNQGVPTQYIKVLRELYSNFTTGISPFYKNIIIDVKRGVRQGDTISPKIFTATLENAMRKLEWDDMGVKIDGRQLHHLRFADDIVLITPSISQAERMLTEFAETCGCIGLELNLQKTMFMRNGWISDAPFTLNGTNISECTSYVYLGRKLNMMNDLAPELGRRRRAAWGAYKSIEDVVKKTKNTRLRAHLFNTTVLPALTYASETWALRKQEENAVSVIERAIERVMLGVSRFKQVRDGIRSSLLRQRSKIRDAAAFAKESKIRWAGHVMRFNDNRWTRAVSDWIPRDIKRNTGRPPTRWSDFFTKSFKENYDALRVPRERRNHWATLARDRDKWKNYWRPLDRFEDQRESR